One Hevea brasiliensis isolate MT/VB/25A 57/8 chromosome 5, ASM3005281v1, whole genome shotgun sequence genomic region harbors:
- the LOC110666770 gene encoding uncharacterized protein LOC110666770 isoform X2, whose translation MSFQNQGFCMAKGSDSINDGEVNYDPSRIELKRSHQWFMDGSEAELFFSKKQAVGVPTNNLFSGMLNSNISPGGNASNFQSISGHFSERLFDSDTARMANFDDRNVPLVCSEKARKVDDDPFGNDSSFNLSMSHTLEDPRSSLSYGGIRKIKVSQVKESENIMHLSMEHDYNRVDSNNTMSTSHPYEKGENTISMGLAYNNGDGHIMSVGETYDRKSNIFISMGQPYSKGDDSRSMSQTYKENNTTIAMGQTFTKGDNSIISVGQTCKLDESPISIGHLFSKGNDSTVLMESYDKGDDNNLSIGQSFDKGESTIISFGGYDEDNTNPSGQLISNYDLLMAQSSLQISEVINEKGVVNSNVDALASAVHTTASGAENVSKKKEDLKTSKNAPPNNFPSNVRSLLSTGMLDGVPVKYIAWSREELRGVIKGSGYLCGCQACNFSKVINAYEFERHANCKTKHPNNHIYFENGKTIYGIVQELRSTPQSMLFEVIQTITGSPINQKSFRLWKESFLAATRELQRIYGKDEGKPL comes from the exons ATG TCTTTCCAGAATCAAGGTTTTTGTATGGCAAAAGGGTCTGACTCAATAAATGATGGTGAGGTTAATTATGATCCATCTAGAATTGAGCTTAAGCGTTCTCATCAATGGTTTATGGATGGTTCCGAGGCAGAGCTATTTTTTAGCAAGAAACAGGCAGTGGGAGTTCCAACCAACAATTTATTTTCAGGAATGTTAAATTCAAATATTTCTCCAGGGGGGAATGCTTCTAATTTTCAGTCAATCTCTGGCCATTTTTCTGAACGGTTATTTGATTCTGATACAGCAAGGATGGCAAATTTTGATGACAGAAACGTTCCATTGGTTTGCTCAGAAAAGGCTAGAAAGGTAGATGATGATCCATTTGGGAATGATTCCTCATTTAATTTATCTATGTCTCACACACTGGAGGATCCTAGATCAAGTTTAAGTTATGGTGGGATTAGAAAAATAAAAGTTAGCCAGGTCAAGGAATCTGAGAATATCATGCATTTGTCAATGGAACATGACTACAATAGGGTTGATAGCAATAATACTATGTCAACCTCTCATCCTTATGAGAAGGGCGAAAATACCATATCAATGGGTCTTGCTTATAACAACGGGGATGGCCACATCATGTCAGTGGGTGAAACCTATGACAGGAAGAGTAACATTTTCATTTCAATGGGACAACCCTACAGCAAGGGAGATGACAGTAGATCAATGAGCCAAACATACAAAGAGAATAACACTACCATAGCAATGGGTCAAACATTTACTAAGGGTGACAACAGTATCATATCTGTGGGTCAAACCTGCAAGCTAGATGAAAGCCCCATATCAATTGGCCACCTCTTCAGCAAAGGCAATGACAGTACtgttttaatggaatcctatgaCAAAGGTGATGACAACAATTTGTCAATTGGTCAGTCTTTTGATAAAGGAGAGAGTACTATAATATCCTTTGGTGGCTATGATGAAGATAATACAAATCCCTCAGGACAGCTCATATCCAATTATGATTTGTTGATGGCTCAATCTTCTCTTCAGATTTCAGAAGTAATAAATGAGAAAGGGGTAGTCAATTCAAATGTGGATGCACTTGCATCTGCTGTCCATACAACTGCCTCTGGAGCTGAAAATGTGTCTAAGAAGAAAGAGGACCTAAAAACATCTAAGAACGCTCCTCCAAACAACTTCCCTTCAAATGTCAGAAGTTTGCTGTCCACCGGAATGCTGGATGGAGTTCCTGTAAAGTATATAGCATGGTCACGGGag GAGCTTCGTGGTGTTATAAAAGGTTCTGGATATTTATGTGGCTGTCAGGCATGCAATTTCTCGAAG gtaATTAATGCTTATGAATTTGAGAGACATGCTAACTGCAAAACAAAACACCCCAATAATCACATATATTTTGAGAATGGGAAGACTATCTATGGCATTGTCCAAGAGTTAAGAAGCACACCTCAGAGTATGCTGTTTGAAGTTATTCAGACAATAACCGGATCACCTATCAACCAGAAGTCCTTTCGACTTTGGAAAG AGTCTTTTCTAGCTGCTACTCGTGAACTTCAACGTATATATGGAAAAGATGAAGGGAAACCATTATAA
- the LOC110666770 gene encoding uncharacterized protein LOC110666770 isoform X1 translates to MSFQNQGFCMAKGSDSINDGEVNYDPSRIELKRSHQWFMDGSEAELFFSKKQAVGVPTNNLFSGMLNSNISPGGNASNFQSISGHFSERLFDSDTARMANFDDRNVPLVCSEKARKVDDDPFGNDSSFNLSMSHTLEDPRSSLSYGGIRKIKVSQVKESENIMHLSMEHDYNRVDSNNTMSTSHPYEKGENTISMGLAYNNGDGHIMSVGETYDRKSNIFISMGQPYSKGDDSRSMSQTYKENNTTIAMGQTFTKGDNSIISVGQTCKLDESPISIGHLFSKGNDSTVLMESYDKGDDNNLSIGQSFDKGESTIISFGGYDEDNTNPSGQLISNYDLLMAQSSLQISEVINEKGVVNSNVDALASAVHTTASGAENVSKKKEDLKTSKNAPPNNFPSNVRSLLSTGMLDGVPVKYIAWSREKELRGVIKGSGYLCGCQACNFSKVINAYEFERHANCKTKHPNNHIYFENGKTIYGIVQELRSTPQSMLFEVIQTITGSPINQKSFRLWKESFLAATRELQRIYGKDEGKPL, encoded by the exons ATG TCTTTCCAGAATCAAGGTTTTTGTATGGCAAAAGGGTCTGACTCAATAAATGATGGTGAGGTTAATTATGATCCATCTAGAATTGAGCTTAAGCGTTCTCATCAATGGTTTATGGATGGTTCCGAGGCAGAGCTATTTTTTAGCAAGAAACAGGCAGTGGGAGTTCCAACCAACAATTTATTTTCAGGAATGTTAAATTCAAATATTTCTCCAGGGGGGAATGCTTCTAATTTTCAGTCAATCTCTGGCCATTTTTCTGAACGGTTATTTGATTCTGATACAGCAAGGATGGCAAATTTTGATGACAGAAACGTTCCATTGGTTTGCTCAGAAAAGGCTAGAAAGGTAGATGATGATCCATTTGGGAATGATTCCTCATTTAATTTATCTATGTCTCACACACTGGAGGATCCTAGATCAAGTTTAAGTTATGGTGGGATTAGAAAAATAAAAGTTAGCCAGGTCAAGGAATCTGAGAATATCATGCATTTGTCAATGGAACATGACTACAATAGGGTTGATAGCAATAATACTATGTCAACCTCTCATCCTTATGAGAAGGGCGAAAATACCATATCAATGGGTCTTGCTTATAACAACGGGGATGGCCACATCATGTCAGTGGGTGAAACCTATGACAGGAAGAGTAACATTTTCATTTCAATGGGACAACCCTACAGCAAGGGAGATGACAGTAGATCAATGAGCCAAACATACAAAGAGAATAACACTACCATAGCAATGGGTCAAACATTTACTAAGGGTGACAACAGTATCATATCTGTGGGTCAAACCTGCAAGCTAGATGAAAGCCCCATATCAATTGGCCACCTCTTCAGCAAAGGCAATGACAGTACtgttttaatggaatcctatgaCAAAGGTGATGACAACAATTTGTCAATTGGTCAGTCTTTTGATAAAGGAGAGAGTACTATAATATCCTTTGGTGGCTATGATGAAGATAATACAAATCCCTCAGGACAGCTCATATCCAATTATGATTTGTTGATGGCTCAATCTTCTCTTCAGATTTCAGAAGTAATAAATGAGAAAGGGGTAGTCAATTCAAATGTGGATGCACTTGCATCTGCTGTCCATACAACTGCCTCTGGAGCTGAAAATGTGTCTAAGAAGAAAGAGGACCTAAAAACATCTAAGAACGCTCCTCCAAACAACTTCCCTTCAAATGTCAGAAGTTTGCTGTCCACCGGAATGCTGGATGGAGTTCCTGTAAAGTATATAGCATGGTCACGGGag AAGGAGCTTCGTGGTGTTATAAAAGGTTCTGGATATTTATGTGGCTGTCAGGCATGCAATTTCTCGAAG gtaATTAATGCTTATGAATTTGAGAGACATGCTAACTGCAAAACAAAACACCCCAATAATCACATATATTTTGAGAATGGGAAGACTATCTATGGCATTGTCCAAGAGTTAAGAAGCACACCTCAGAGTATGCTGTTTGAAGTTATTCAGACAATAACCGGATCACCTATCAACCAGAAGTCCTTTCGACTTTGGAAAG AGTCTTTTCTAGCTGCTACTCGTGAACTTCAACGTATATATGGAAAAGATGAAGGGAAACCATTATAA